One window of Brachybacterium ginsengisoli genomic DNA carries:
- a CDS encoding sensor histidine kinase translates to MHRSGFLLLVAGSAILLLPATILIALTSLPVTGGLTISLAAVAAHASLLTLRRSATTALLLLAAALAAQAAVTGLFVLLPSSLLLLVGLHAAAARGDRRAAVAIGVIGPIAASVRYAVDPSVAHSSFGPAPWLLATLLLAVCAVAIVLGLLRRSELRAARAEAARRELEHLGRIHRDEAAAAAERARISRDLHDVLAHSLTVIVHQTRVARFAQNDPTATLDVIEETAHDSLDDLRRTLRTVRDGAPGTDLRPALALADLDALSRRMQELGLRIRRRTTGVPRPLDPATETAIHRVVQEGLTNALRHGDGPLDWEQHWAEDRLTVVLHNAVPSAPRRSAGAGLGLRGMTERLDAVGGSLTVNRSHGYTVTASVPLAPVLEERPASPGGVS, encoded by the coding sequence ATGCACCGCAGCGGATTCCTCCTGCTCGTCGCGGGGTCCGCGATCCTGCTCCTCCCCGCGACGATCCTCATCGCACTCACCTCGCTCCCGGTCACGGGTGGACTCACGATCTCGCTCGCCGCGGTGGCCGCCCACGCGTCCCTGCTGACGCTCCGTCGGTCCGCCACCACCGCTTTGCTGCTGCTCGCCGCCGCCCTCGCTGCGCAGGCCGCCGTGACCGGGCTGTTCGTCCTGCTCCCCTCGTCGCTCCTGCTGCTCGTCGGTCTGCATGCGGCGGCTGCGCGCGGCGACCGCCGGGCTGCGGTCGCCATCGGCGTGATCGGCCCGATCGCGGCCTCGGTCCGCTACGCCGTCGATCCATCCGTCGCACACAGCTCGTTCGGCCCCGCGCCGTGGCTGCTGGCGACCCTGCTGCTGGCCGTCTGCGCCGTCGCAATCGTGCTGGGACTGCTCCGGCGCTCCGAGCTGCGGGCAGCGCGCGCAGAGGCGGCCCGGCGCGAGCTGGAGCACCTCGGGCGGATCCATCGCGACGAGGCCGCCGCCGCCGCCGAGCGCGCGCGCATCTCGCGGGATCTCCACGATGTGCTGGCCCACTCGCTCACCGTGATCGTCCACCAGACGCGAGTGGCTCGCTTCGCCCAGAATGACCCCACCGCAACCCTGGACGTCATCGAGGAGACGGCGCACGATTCCTTGGACGACCTCCGCAGGACCCTGCGCACCGTTCGGGACGGCGCTCCGGGCACCGACCTGCGGCCGGCCCTCGCGCTCGCGGATCTCGACGCCCTGTCCCGGCGCATGCAGGAGCTCGGGCTCCGCATCCGGCGACGCACCACCGGCGTGCCGCGCCCCCTCGATCCCGCGACGGAGACGGCGATTCATCGAGTCGTGCAGGAAGGCCTCACCAATGCGCTGCGCCATGGCGACGGCCCGCTCGACTGGGAACAGCACTGGGCCGAGGATCGTCTCACGGTGGTCCTGCACAATGCCGTCCCGAGCGCTCCGCGCAGGAGCGCCGGGGCCGGACTGGGCCTGCGCGGGATGACGGAGCGCCTCGACGCCGTCGGCGG